In a single window of the Diospyros lotus cultivar Yz01 chromosome 10, ASM1463336v1, whole genome shotgun sequence genome:
- the LOC127810958 gene encoding phospholipase A1-IIdelta: protein MDLTQDQPEPPTWAELLGSGDWEGLLDPLNLVLRRLILRCGDFCQATYDAFNNDQNSRFCGTSRYGKSSFFHKVMLPAATAHYDVAAFLYGTARVGVPEAFLLRSLSRDSWDRETNWIGYVAVSSDAATRALGRREIYVVWRGTTRNYEWVDVLQAKLGSAEPLLRSKPLKMYQQEGHDDTTSSSSNSDGDDDLVPKIMNGWLTIYTSSNPESSFTKESARTQLQNKIRKLIEKYRDENPSIILTGHSLGASLSIVAGFDLAENGVSDIPITAFVFGCPQVGNKAFDDRLRQHRNLKILHVKNTIDMIPLYPSKLMGYVNSGVDLVIDTRKSPSLMDSKNPSDWHNLQAMLHIVAGWNGEGGEFEMKVKRSLALVNKSCEFLKDECLIPGSWWVEKNKGLVLDEDGEWVYAEPEDEDRPVPEYM from the exons ATGGACCTAACGCAGGACCAGCCGGAGCCGCCAACCTGGGCGGAGCTGCTGGGCAGCGGCGACTGGGAAGGCCTCCTGGACCCCCTAAACCTGGTCCTCCGCCGCCTCATTCTCCGGTGCGGTGACTTCTGCCAGGCCACCTACGACGCCTTCAACAACGACCAGAACTCCAGGTTCTGCGGCACCAGCCGCTACGGTAAAAGTTCCTTCTTCCACAAAGTCATGCTCCCCGCCGCCACTGCCCACTACGACGTCGCCGCCTTCCTCTACGGCACCGCCCGAGTCGGAGTCCCCGAAGCCTTCCTCCTCCGCTCCCTCTCCCGTGACTCCTGGGACCGCGAGACCAACTGGATCGGCTACGTCGCCGTCAGCTCCGACGCCGCCACCCGCGCCCTCGGCCGCCGCGAGATCTACGTGGTTTGGCGCGGAACCACCCGAAACTACGAGTGGGTCGACGTTCTACAAGCCAAACTCGGCTCCGCCGAGCCATTGCTCCGCTCCAAGCCCCTGAAAATGTACCAGCAAGAGGGCCACGATGACACTACCAGCAGTAGTAGCAACAGCGATGGAGACGACGATCTAGTGCCCAAGATAATGAATGGTTGGCTCACTATATACACATCGAGCAACCCAGAATCTTCTTTCACGAAAGAAAGCGCAAGAACCCAGCTCCAAAACAAGATCCGAAAGCTGATCGAGAAGTACAGAGACGAGAACCCGAGCATCATACTAACCGGGCATAG tCTCGGCGCAAGCCTCTCGATCGTGGCCGGATTCGACCTCGCCGAGAACGGGGTTTCAGACATCCCGATAACAGCATTTGTGTTCGGATGCCCCCAAGTGGGCAATAAGGCGTTCGACGACAGGCTAAGGCAACATCGAAACCTGAAAATCCTGCATGTCAAGAACACCATAGATATGATACCGCTGTACCCAAGCAAGCTGATGGGGTACGTGAATTCGGGCGTGGATTTGGTGATCGACACGAGGAAATCGCCGAGCCTAATGGACTCAAAGAACCCCAGCGACTGGCATAACTTGCAGGCGATGTTGCACATCGTGGCAGGGTGGAACGGGGAAGGTGGGGAATTTGAGATGAAGGTGAAGAGGAGTCTGGCTTTGGTGAACAAGTCGTGCGAGTTCTTGAAGGATGAGTGTTTGATTCCAGGGTCCTGGTGGGTGGAGAAGAACAAGGGTTTGGTGCTTGATGAAGATGGCGAGTGGGTTTATGCTGAACCAGAGGATGAGGATCGACCAGTTCCTGAATATATGTAA